Proteins found in one Panthera tigris isolate Pti1 chromosome B3, P.tigris_Pti1_mat1.1, whole genome shotgun sequence genomic segment:
- the LRFN5 gene encoding leucine-rich repeat and fibronectin type-III domain-containing protein 5 isoform X1 → MEKFLFYLFFIGIAVRAQICPKRCVCQILSPNLATLCAKKGLLFVPPNIDRRTVELRLADNFVTNIKRKDFANMTSLVDLTLSRNTISFITPHAFADLRNLRALHLNSNRLTKITNDMFSGLSNLHHLILNNNQLTLISSTAFDDVFALEELDLSYNNLETIPWDAVEKMVSLHTLSLDHNMIDNIPKGTFSHLHKMTRLDVTSNKLQKLPPDPLFQRAQVLATSGIISPSTFALSFGGNPLHCNCELLWLRRLSREDDLETCASPALLTGRYFWSIPEEEFLCEPPLITRHTHEMRVLEGQRATLRCKARGDPEPAIHWISPEGKLISNATRSLVYDNGTLDILITTVKDTGAFTCIASNPAGEATQTVDLHIIKLPHLLNSTNHIHEPDPGSSDISTSTKSGSNASSSNGDPKMSQDKIVVAEATSSTALLKFNFQRNIPGIRMFQIQYNGTYDDTLVYRMIPPTSKTFLVNNLAAGTMYDLCVLAIYDDGITSLTATRVVGCIQFTTEQDYVRCHFMQSQFLGGTMIIIIGGIIVASVLVFIIILMIRYKVCNNNGQHKVTKVSNVYSQTNGAQIQGCSVTLPQSMSKQAVGHEENAQCCKVANDNVIQSSETCSSQDSSTTTSALPPTWTSSTSVSQKQKRKTGTKPSTEPQNEAVTNVESQNTNRNNSTALQLASRPPDSVTEGPTSKRAHSKPNALLTNVDQIVQETQRLELI, encoded by the exons atggaaaaatttcttttttatctgtttttcattGGCATAGCAGTGAGAGCTCAGATCTGTCCAAAGCGTTGTGTCTGTCAGATTTTGTCTCCTAATCTCGCAACCCTTTGTGCCAAGAAAGGGCTTTTATTTGTTCCACCAAACATCGACAGAAGAACTGTGGAGCTGCGGTTGGCAGACAATTTTGttacaaatattaaaaggaaagattttgCCAATATGACCAGCTTGGTGGACCTGACTCTATCCAGGAATACAATAAGTTTTATCACACCTCATGCTTTTGCTGACTTGCGAAATTTGAGGGCATTGCATTTGAATAGCAACAGATTGACTAAAATTACAAACGATATGTTCAGTGGGCTTTCCAATCTCCATCATTTGATACTGAACAACAATCAGCTGACTTTAATCTCTTCTACAGCATTTGATGATGTCTTTGCCCTTGAGGAGCTGGACCTGTCCTACAATAATTTAGAAACGATTCCTTGGGATGCAGTTGAAAAGATGGTTAGCTTGCACACCCTTAGTTTGGATCATAATATGATTGATAATATTCCCAAAGGGACTTTCTCCCACTTGCACAAGATGACTCGGCTTGATGTAACATCAAATAAATTGCAGAAGCTACCACCTGATCCTCTCTTTCAGCGAGCTCAGGTACTAGCAACCTCAGGAATAATCAGCCCATCAACTTTTGCATTAAGTTTCGGTGGAAACCCTTTGCACTGCAATTGTGAATTGTTGTGGTTGAGACGTCTGTCCAGAGAAGATGACCTAGAGACTTGTGCTTCTCCAGCACTCTTAACTGGCCGCTATTTTTGGTCAATTCCTGAGGAAGAGTTTTTATGTGAACCTCCTCTCATTACTCGTCATACGCATGAGATGAGAGTGCTGGAAGGTCAAAGGGCAACCCTGAGGTGCAAAGCCAGGGGCGACCCTGAACCTGCAATTCACTGGATTTCTCCTGAAGGGAAGCTTATTTCAAATGCAACAAGATCTCTGGTGTATGATAACGGAACACTTGATATTCTCATCACGACTGTGAAGGATACAGGTGCTTTTACCTGCATTGCTTCCAATCCTGCTGGGGAAGCAACACAAACAGTGGATCTTCATATAATTAAGCTCCCTCACTTACTCAACAGTACAAACCATATCCACGAGCCTGATCCTGGTTCTTCAGATATCTCAACTTCTACGAAGTCAGGTTCTAATGCAAGCAGTAGTAATGGTGATCCTAAAATGAGTCAAGATAAAATTGTAGTAGCAGAAGCGACATCATCCACGGCACTACTTaagtttaattttcaaagaaatattccTGGAATACGTATGTTCCAAATCCAGTATAATGGTACTTATGATGACACCCTTgtttacag AATGATACCTCCCACGAGCAAAACTTTTCTTGTCAATAACCTGGCTGCTGGAACTATGTATGACCTGTGTGTCTTGGCAATATATGATGATGGCATCACTTCGCTCACTGCCACGAGAGTCGTGGGTTGCATCCAGTTTACTACGGAACAAGATTATGTGCGATGCCACTTCATGCAGTCCCAGTTTTTGGGAGGCACcatgattattattattggtgGAATAATTGTAGCATCTGTACTGGTTTTCATCATCATCCTAATGATCCGGTATAAGGTTTGCAACAATAACGGGCAACACAAGGTCACCAAGGTCAGCAATGTCTACTCTCAAACTAATGGGGCTCAAATCCAAGGCTGTAGTGTAACGCTGCCCCAGTCCATGTCCAAACAAGCTGTGGGACATGAAGAGAATGCCCAGTGTTGTAAAGTTGCCAATGACAATGTGATACAATCTTCGGAAACTTGTTCAAGTCAGGACTCCTCTACCACTACCTCTGCTTTGCCTCCTACCTGGACTTCAAGCACTTCTGTGTcccagaagcagaaaagaaagactgGCACAAAGCCAAGTACCGAACCACAGAATGAAGCCGTCACAAATGTTGAGTCCCAAAACACTAACAGGAACAACTCAACTGCATTGCAGTTAGCTAGTCGACCTCCTGATTCTGTCACAGAGGGGCCCACATCTAAAAGAGCACATTCAAAGCCAA ATGCTTTGCTGACTAATGTTGACCAGATTGTCCAGGAAACACAG agGCTGGAGTTAATCTGA
- the LRFN5 gene encoding leucine-rich repeat and fibronectin type-III domain-containing protein 5 isoform X2 — MEKFLFYLFFIGIAVRAQICPKRCVCQILSPNLATLCAKKGLLFVPPNIDRRTVELRLADNFVTNIKRKDFANMTSLVDLTLSRNTISFITPHAFADLRNLRALHLNSNRLTKITNDMFSGLSNLHHLILNNNQLTLISSTAFDDVFALEELDLSYNNLETIPWDAVEKMVSLHTLSLDHNMIDNIPKGTFSHLHKMTRLDVTSNKLQKLPPDPLFQRAQVLATSGIISPSTFALSFGGNPLHCNCELLWLRRLSREDDLETCASPALLTGRYFWSIPEEEFLCEPPLITRHTHEMRVLEGQRATLRCKARGDPEPAIHWISPEGKLISNATRSLVYDNGTLDILITTVKDTGAFTCIASNPAGEATQTVDLHIIKLPHLLNSTNHIHEPDPGSSDISTSTKSGSNASSSNGDPKMSQDKIVVAEATSSTALLKFNFQRNIPGIRMFQIQYNGTYDDTLVYRCFAD, encoded by the exons atggaaaaatttcttttttatctgtttttcattGGCATAGCAGTGAGAGCTCAGATCTGTCCAAAGCGTTGTGTCTGTCAGATTTTGTCTCCTAATCTCGCAACCCTTTGTGCCAAGAAAGGGCTTTTATTTGTTCCACCAAACATCGACAGAAGAACTGTGGAGCTGCGGTTGGCAGACAATTTTGttacaaatattaaaaggaaagattttgCCAATATGACCAGCTTGGTGGACCTGACTCTATCCAGGAATACAATAAGTTTTATCACACCTCATGCTTTTGCTGACTTGCGAAATTTGAGGGCATTGCATTTGAATAGCAACAGATTGACTAAAATTACAAACGATATGTTCAGTGGGCTTTCCAATCTCCATCATTTGATACTGAACAACAATCAGCTGACTTTAATCTCTTCTACAGCATTTGATGATGTCTTTGCCCTTGAGGAGCTGGACCTGTCCTACAATAATTTAGAAACGATTCCTTGGGATGCAGTTGAAAAGATGGTTAGCTTGCACACCCTTAGTTTGGATCATAATATGATTGATAATATTCCCAAAGGGACTTTCTCCCACTTGCACAAGATGACTCGGCTTGATGTAACATCAAATAAATTGCAGAAGCTACCACCTGATCCTCTCTTTCAGCGAGCTCAGGTACTAGCAACCTCAGGAATAATCAGCCCATCAACTTTTGCATTAAGTTTCGGTGGAAACCCTTTGCACTGCAATTGTGAATTGTTGTGGTTGAGACGTCTGTCCAGAGAAGATGACCTAGAGACTTGTGCTTCTCCAGCACTCTTAACTGGCCGCTATTTTTGGTCAATTCCTGAGGAAGAGTTTTTATGTGAACCTCCTCTCATTACTCGTCATACGCATGAGATGAGAGTGCTGGAAGGTCAAAGGGCAACCCTGAGGTGCAAAGCCAGGGGCGACCCTGAACCTGCAATTCACTGGATTTCTCCTGAAGGGAAGCTTATTTCAAATGCAACAAGATCTCTGGTGTATGATAACGGAACACTTGATATTCTCATCACGACTGTGAAGGATACAGGTGCTTTTACCTGCATTGCTTCCAATCCTGCTGGGGAAGCAACACAAACAGTGGATCTTCATATAATTAAGCTCCCTCACTTACTCAACAGTACAAACCATATCCACGAGCCTGATCCTGGTTCTTCAGATATCTCAACTTCTACGAAGTCAGGTTCTAATGCAAGCAGTAGTAATGGTGATCCTAAAATGAGTCAAGATAAAATTGTAGTAGCAGAAGCGACATCATCCACGGCACTACTTaagtttaattttcaaagaaatattccTGGAATACGTATGTTCCAAATCCAGTATAATGGTACTTATGATGACACCCTTgtttacag ATGCTTTGCTGACTAA